The proteins below are encoded in one region of Rhododendron vialii isolate Sample 1 chromosome 7a, ASM3025357v1:
- the LOC131333038 gene encoding cytochrome b5-like, with amino-acid sequence MTSNLEVVHPFEEVAKHNHKGDCWLIISGKVYDVTSFLDDHPGGDEVLITATGKDATDDFEDVGHSDSAREMMSKYLVGEVDSSTIPAREYYKLPSKASSASNQSPGILAKILQFLVPLLIVGLAFALRQFTKKDQ; translated from the exons ATGACTTCAAATCTAGAAGTAGTTCATCCATTTGAGGAGGTTGCAAAGCACAACCATAAAGGGGATTGTTGGCTTATCATCTCTGGAAag GTGTATGACGTAACCTCATTCTTGGATGATCATCCTGGAGGAGATGAAGTCTTGATAACAGCAACTG GGAAAGATGCAACAGATGATTTTGAAGATGTGGGCCACAGTGATTCTGCAAGAGAGATGATGAGCAAGTACTTGGTTGGTGAGGTTGATAGCTCCACTATTCCGGCAAGAGAGTATTACAAACTACCTTCAAAAGCATCGTCCGCTTCTAACCAGTCTCCTGGAATCCTGGCTAAGATACTGCAATTTTTGGTACCCCTGTTGATCGTGGGATTAGCATTTGCTTTGCGACAATTTACCAAAAAAGACCAGTGA